One genomic window of Roseateles sp. DAIF2 includes the following:
- a CDS encoding DUF3488 and DUF4129 domain-containing transglutaminase family protein, with translation MSAGTAQPWRQRLAHLPRDTRDTLFLLGAIAATVLPHIDHVPSWCSALTGLILFWRGLLAWQGRPLPGRWPLLLLIATTAGLTLLTHRTLLGREPGITMLVMLMAMKTLELRARRDAFVVFFLGFFLVLTQYLYSQSLLTGLWTLISVWALMSALVLAQMPVGQPSLRLAAAQALRTTAMGLPLMVLLFVLFPRIAPLWGVPADAVGKTGLSNEMQFGAMSEIANDDSIAMRLRFEGPPPPPQALYFRGPVLSRFDGRSWRAQNPNANPFGARGAAPRTRGPALRYELTLEPLRLSVLPLLESGPEAPGTRIEVQGLPLWRSAELQWLSPRPITERLRVEASAHLDYDSGPLQMTPGLTPYLELPPGLNPRTAAWAAALKRERLQDLAPADFGPAAIRAVLDHIRSAEFLYTLAPGRYGESSPHLIDEFWLDRRLGFCEHFSAGFVVVMRQLGLPARIVTGFQGADRELQDGYLVVRNAQAHAWAEVWIEGRGWRRVDPTAAVAPERVEAGRTLQPVPGALAGAMGQWSPALLQGLQSLRRGWESLNNRWQQYVLNYSRQDQFDLLKSLGWSAPDWQALGQLAAGLIAAIAAAGAGWAAWQARPHDGWSRLRAALLRELQRLDVPARAHQGPRLWAQLLRERHGAAAEPLARQLLALERARYGAAATDAKQEPAGWRARRRWLQEFRAAGRMLRNQIPKTSAP, from the coding sequence ATGAGCGCCGGCACCGCCCAGCCCTGGCGCCAGCGCCTGGCGCATCTGCCGCGCGACACGCGCGACACCTTGTTCCTGCTCGGGGCGATCGCCGCCACCGTGCTGCCGCATATCGACCATGTGCCGAGCTGGTGCAGCGCGCTGACCGGGCTGATCCTGTTCTGGCGCGGCCTGCTGGCCTGGCAGGGCCGGCCGCTGCCGGGGCGCTGGCCGCTGCTGCTGCTGATCGCCACCACCGCCGGCCTGACCCTGCTGACGCACCGCACCCTGCTGGGCCGCGAACCGGGCATCACGATGCTGGTGATGCTGATGGCGATGAAGACGCTGGAGCTGCGCGCGCGGCGCGATGCCTTCGTGGTGTTCTTCCTCGGCTTCTTCCTGGTGCTGACCCAGTACCTCTACTCGCAGTCGCTGCTGACCGGGCTGTGGACCCTGATCAGCGTCTGGGCCCTGATGAGCGCGCTGGTGCTGGCGCAGATGCCGGTCGGCCAGCCCAGCCTGAGGCTGGCCGCGGCCCAGGCCCTGCGCACCACCGCGATGGGCCTGCCGCTGATGGTGCTGCTGTTCGTGCTGTTCCCGCGCATCGCGCCGCTGTGGGGCGTGCCGGCCGACGCGGTCGGCAAGACCGGCCTGTCCAATGAGATGCAGTTCGGCGCGATGAGCGAGATCGCCAACGACGACAGCATCGCGATGCGGCTGCGCTTCGAGGGCCCGCCACCGCCGCCGCAGGCCCTGTACTTCCGCGGCCCGGTGCTGAGCCGCTTCGACGGCCGCAGCTGGCGCGCGCAGAACCCCAACGCCAACCCCTTCGGCGCGCGCGGCGCGGCCCCACGCACGCGCGGCCCGGCGTTGCGCTACGAGCTGACCCTGGAGCCGCTGCGCCTGTCGGTGCTGCCGCTGCTGGAATCCGGCCCGGAGGCGCCCGGCACGCGCATCGAGGTGCAGGGCCTGCCGCTGTGGCGCTCGGCCGAGCTGCAATGGCTGTCGCCGCGGCCGATCACCGAGCGGCTGCGCGTCGAGGCCAGCGCCCATCTGGACTACGACAGCGGCCCGCTGCAGATGACGCCCGGCCTCACACCCTATCTGGAGCTGCCGCCGGGGCTGAACCCGCGTACCGCGGCCTGGGCCGCGGCGCTCAAGCGCGAGCGCCTGCAAGACCTGGCCCCGGCCGACTTCGGCCCGGCCGCGATCCGTGCGGTGCTGGACCATATCCGCAGTGCCGAGTTCCTCTACACCCTGGCGCCGGGCCGCTATGGCGAGAGTTCGCCGCACCTGATCGACGAGTTCTGGCTGGACCGGCGGCTGGGCTTTTGCGAGCATTTCTCGGCCGGCTTTGTCGTCGTGATGCGCCAGCTGGGCCTGCCGGCGCGCATCGTCACCGGCTTCCAGGGCGCGGACCGCGAGCTGCAGGACGGCTATCTGGTGGTGCGCAATGCCCAGGCCCATGCCTGGGCCGAGGTCTGGATCGAGGGCCGCGGCTGGCGGCGCGTCGACCCCACGGCCGCGGTGGCGCCGGAGCGGGTCGAGGCCGGCCGCACCCTGCAGCCGGTGCCGGGCGCGCTGGCCGGCGCGATGGGCCAGTGGAGCCCCGCCCTGCTGCAGGGCCTGCAGAGCCTGCGGCGCGGCTGGGAGTCGCTCAACAACCGCTGGCAGCAATATGTGCTGAACTATTCGCGCCAGGACCAGTTCGACCTGCTGAAGAGCCTGGGCTGGAGCGCGCCCGACTGGCAGGCGCTGGGCCAGCTGGCCGCCGGCCTGATCGCCGCGATCGCTGCGGCCGGCGCCGGCTGGGCCGCCTGGCAGGCGCGCCCGCATGACGGCTGGAGCCGGCTGCGCGCCGCGCTGCTGCGCGAGCTGCAGCGCCTGGACGTACCGGCGCGCGCACACCAGGGGCCGCGGCTCTGGGCCCAGTTGCTGCGCGAGCGCCATGGCGCCGCGGCCGAGCCGCTGGCGCGGCAGCTGCTGGCGCTGGAACGTGCGCGCTATGGTGCCGCCGCCACTGATGCGAAACAAGAACCCGCCGGCTGGCGCGCGCGCCGGCGCTGGCTGCAGGAATTCCGTGCCGCAGGCCGTATGCTGCGCAACCAGATCCCGAAGACTTCCGCGCCCTGA
- the mltB gene encoding lytic murein transglycosylase B, which yields MLFPHLRSLTILLLSLGLLAAPAVQADPKKNHKATKRAPPPRALTPVAPAYGEREDLMRFADELAAQEGWEAAPLRALLAQARRQATVQRLIMPAPAGTAKDWGAYRARFVEPRRIQAGLAFWSANEETLARAQTRFGVPAELIAGLIGVETFYGQIMGGFSVLDALSTLAFDFPPGRKDRSAFFREELVEFLKLCRREGLDPLAVKGSYAGAMGWPQFMPGSWNRHAIDFDGDGHVDLVKSPADAIGSVANYLARHGWQPGLPTHYNVAAPVETSERARLLAPDILPSFSAQQFAEAGAELSEAGREHPGPLALVELQMGDAAPVYVAGTSNFYALTRYNWSSYYAMAVIELGRTLRGYRDAATSSTTPPAQKP from the coding sequence ATGCTGTTCCCCCACCTCCGCTCCCTGACCATCCTGCTGCTGAGCCTCGGCCTGCTGGCCGCGCCCGCGGTGCAGGCCGATCCGAAGAAGAACCACAAGGCCACCAAGCGGGCGCCGCCGCCGCGGGCCCTGACCCCCGTCGCGCCGGCCTATGGCGAGCGCGAGGACCTGATGCGCTTCGCCGACGAGCTGGCCGCGCAGGAGGGCTGGGAGGCCGCGCCGCTGCGCGCGCTGCTGGCCCAGGCCAGGCGCCAGGCCACGGTGCAGCGCCTGATCATGCCGGCGCCGGCCGGCACCGCGAAGGACTGGGGCGCCTACCGCGCCCGCTTCGTCGAGCCGCGCCGCATCCAGGCCGGCCTGGCCTTCTGGAGCGCCAACGAGGAGACGCTGGCGCGCGCCCAGACGCGTTTCGGCGTGCCGGCCGAGCTGATCGCGGGGCTGATCGGCGTCGAGACCTTCTACGGCCAGATCATGGGCGGCTTCTCGGTGCTGGATGCGCTGAGCACCCTGGCCTTCGACTTCCCGCCCGGCCGCAAGGACCGCAGCGCCTTCTTCCGCGAGGAGCTGGTCGAGTTTCTGAAGCTGTGCCGCCGCGAGGGGCTGGACCCGCTGGCGGTCAAGGGCTCCTATGCCGGCGCGATGGGCTGGCCGCAGTTCATGCCCGGCAGCTGGAACCGCCACGCGATCGACTTCGACGGCGACGGCCATGTCGATCTGGTCAAGAGCCCGGCCGATGCGATCGGCTCGGTGGCCAACTACCTGGCGCGCCATGGCTGGCAGCCGGGCCTGCCGACCCATTACAACGTGGCCGCGCCGGTCGAGACATCGGAGCGCGCGCGCCTGCTGGCGCCCGACATCCTGCCCAGCTTCAGCGCCCAGCAGTTCGCCGAGGCCGGCGCGGAACTGAGCGAGGCCGGCCGCGAGCACCCGGGCCCGCTGGCCCTGGTCGAGCTGCAGATGGGCGACGCTGCGCCGGTCTATGTGGCCGGCACCAGCAACTTCTACGCGCTGACCCGCTACAACTGGTCCAGCTACTACGCGATGGCGGTGATCGAGCTGGGCCGCACCCTGCGCGGCTACCGCGACGCCGCCACCTCCTCCACCACGCCGCCCGCTCAGAAGCCCTGA
- a CDS encoding DUF58 domain-containing protein, which produces MSLRQRWRAWWQARHPESDTHRMVQRNIYILPSRPGLFFCATLAVLLLASINDQLSLGYLLTFLLAGAGFASMHATHANLRGLSLDLKAPAPGFAGEELRLEVRLHNSGRARFGIGIRVGAGEPAWVDVPARGHAQLNLACPAPRRGLQGLPPLRIETRFPLGLFGAWSIWRPAARAWVYPRPEAPCPPLPAQGASAGDGSLGAGLLVRGEDFEGVRPYRHGDSPKQVLWKKAAGSGAEGQLLVRETLAPASRRRWLGLADTAGLDWEARLSRLAAWVLEAERRGDPWGLSLLPGQDLAPDLGSQQQQAALELLAAAPAQAPR; this is translated from the coding sequence ATGAGCCTGCGCCAACGCTGGCGAGCCTGGTGGCAGGCGCGCCATCCCGAGAGCGACACGCACCGGATGGTCCAGCGCAATATCTACATCCTGCCCAGCCGGCCGGGCCTGTTCTTCTGCGCCACCCTGGCCGTGCTGCTGCTGGCCTCGATCAACGACCAGCTGAGCCTGGGCTATCTGCTGACCTTCCTCTTGGCCGGCGCCGGCTTCGCGTCGATGCATGCGACCCATGCCAATCTGCGCGGCCTGAGCCTGGACCTGAAGGCGCCGGCCCCCGGCTTCGCCGGCGAGGAGCTGCGCCTGGAGGTGCGGCTGCACAACAGCGGGCGCGCCCGCTTCGGCATCGGCATCCGGGTCGGCGCCGGCGAGCCGGCCTGGGTCGACGTGCCGGCCCGCGGTCATGCGCAGTTGAACCTGGCCTGCCCGGCGCCGCGCCGCGGCCTGCAGGGCCTGCCGCCGCTGCGCATCGAGACGCGCTTCCCGCTGGGCCTGTTCGGCGCCTGGAGCATCTGGCGCCCGGCCGCGCGCGCCTGGGTCTATCCGCGCCCCGAGGCGCCCTGCCCGCCGCTGCCGGCCCAGGGCGCCAGCGCCGGCGACGGCAGCCTGGGCGCCGGCCTGCTGGTGCGCGGTGAGGATTTCGAGGGCGTGCGGCCCTATCGCCATGGCGACTCGCCCAAGCAGGTGCTGTGGAAGAAGGCGGCCGGCAGCGGCGCCGAGGGCCAGTTGTTGGTGCGCGAGACCCTGGCCCCGGCCAGCCGGCGGCGCTGGCTGGGCCTGGCCGACACCGCCGGGCTGGACTGGGAGGCGCGGCTGTCGCGCCTGGCCGCCTGGGTGCTGGAGGCCGAGCGCCGCGGCGATCCCTGGGGCCTGAGCCTGCTGCCTGGGCAAGACCTGGCCCCGGACCTGGGCTCGCAGCAGCAGCAGGCAGCGCTGGAACTGCTGGCCGCGGCGCCGGCACAGGCGCCGCGATGA